In one Fodinicola acaciae genomic region, the following are encoded:
- a CDS encoding MFS transporter: MSQQTRPTSSDRAQSATTRRAVLFASSVGNFVEWFDFTLYGYTAAVIAATFFPAGNGAAALLGAFAVYGVAFVARPLGAAMFGRIGDRRGRRTSLGLSIMVMGASTAAMGLLPGWSSIGVLAPILLLVCRLVQGFSAGGEYSGALTFTIEHAPDNRRAWFLGLVGSSTMLGAVCATAVALVFQSVTGPRFAVDGWRWMFVLAGAIALVGLFLRLRVDESPVFEEMRKQQAPLRPFQVLLRDHWRTLLVLFVYFATLGLLTHMFLGYLPTYLNRAIGVSTGTVLALTTVANLASIPVSLSLSVLADRYGRRIQVRLGAMAAVVLPVPAYLLIGTGSTAAVIAALVLFVFAVCLLTMGALSVLELYPTGVRFSGMALPYNLAYAVFGGTAPLVSALLVDSTGSLLSPAIYASVVAVLALPILLKGIPETKGVDLRS; this comes from the coding sequence ATGAGCCAGCAAACGCGACCGACCTCGTCCGATCGGGCTCAGTCAGCCACAACCCGGCGCGCGGTGCTGTTCGCCTCGTCCGTCGGCAACTTCGTCGAATGGTTCGACTTCACGCTGTACGGCTACACCGCCGCGGTGATCGCCGCGACGTTCTTTCCGGCCGGAAACGGCGCGGCGGCGTTGCTCGGCGCGTTCGCCGTCTACGGCGTCGCGTTCGTCGCGCGGCCGCTCGGCGCGGCGATGTTCGGCCGGATCGGCGACCGCCGCGGCCGGCGTACGTCGCTGGGCCTGTCGATCATGGTGATGGGCGCGTCGACGGCCGCCATGGGCCTCCTGCCCGGCTGGTCCTCGATCGGTGTGCTGGCGCCGATCCTGTTGTTGGTCTGCCGGCTGGTGCAGGGATTCTCCGCCGGCGGCGAATACAGCGGTGCGCTGACCTTCACCATCGAGCACGCACCGGACAACCGGCGCGCGTGGTTTCTGGGTCTGGTGGGGTCGTCCACCATGCTCGGCGCGGTGTGCGCGACGGCCGTGGCGCTGGTCTTCCAGTCGGTCACCGGGCCGCGCTTCGCCGTCGACGGATGGCGCTGGATGTTCGTCCTCGCCGGCGCGATCGCGCTGGTCGGACTGTTTCTTCGGCTGCGTGTCGACGAAAGTCCGGTGTTCGAGGAAATGCGCAAACAGCAGGCGCCACTGCGGCCATTTCAGGTGCTGCTGCGGGACCACTGGCGGACATTGCTGGTGTTGTTCGTCTACTTCGCAACGCTGGGCCTGCTCACCCACATGTTCCTCGGATATCTGCCGACCTACCTGAACAGGGCGATCGGCGTGTCCACCGGCACGGTCCTGGCGCTCACCACCGTGGCGAATCTGGCGTCGATCCCGGTCTCGTTGTCGTTGTCTGTCCTGGCCGATCGCTATGGCCGCCGGATCCAGGTCCGGCTCGGCGCCATGGCCGCGGTCGTGCTGCCGGTGCCCGCGTACCTGTTGATCGGCACCGGCAGCACCGCCGCCGTGATCGCCGCCCTGGTGCTGTTCGTCTTCGCCGTCTGCCTGCTCACGATGGGTGCGCTGTCGGTGCTGGAGCTCTATCCGACCGGCGTACGGTTCAGCGGGATGGCGCTGCCCTACAACCTGGCGTACGCGGTCTTCGGCGGCACGGCACCACTGGTGAGCGCGCTCCTGGTGGACAGCACCGGCAGCCTGCTCTCGCCGGCGATCTATGCCAGCGTGGTCGCGGTGCTGGCATTGCCGATCCTGCTGAAGGGCATCCCGGAGACCAAAGGCGTCGACCTGCGCTCCTAG
- a CDS encoding S9 family peptidase, with the protein MDEDLRAYVSNFQHQLHKPAFGAPHALREPHVSRDGRRVVVTASVYDALDGLPRTAIYTVADGRLHAMPSLGGSTRGARYAPDGRTLAALTDSAAAGVFQLQLNTGDELVAAPHVPGTVEYLRWSADGTRILLGVAAPGADLAGGQGSGTHVRDTAEQPEWMPTVEDGSASDGWRTLWVYDVGTGELARISAPGLNCWEADWCGSDRVVAITSPAPDEDSWYGAEVTLLDLGGGASKRLYASPVQLGWVTGSLDGRRVAVVRAICSDRWLVAGDLVLIDVATGATAVADTAGTDVTWLQWIDERRLGYLGRRHLDSVAAVLDTEDGRTDEIFAVGRAAGGWHPEGAFTQDGRVVTVQHGYRTPHQVMLDEVVIASVAHAGTDWLLSVAGRSEPVSWRAPDGLEIEGILCTPAGDGPFPLVVTIHGGPIWSFCDQWSMNYAWVPLLVARGYAVLNPNPRGSSGRGQEFAGHVVRDMGGADAHDILSGIDELVRRGVADPDRIGLIGRSYGGFMSAWLVTQSTRFAAAVPLSPVTDWYSQAFTSNVAGWGNSFLGADPEEPGNAVHQRSPVLRASRVRTPCLNVAGALDRCTPPTQALEFHRALRAYGVDSTLVIYPQEGHGVAGYPALVDFLARVLGWFERYMPAWY; encoded by the coding sequence ATGGACGAAGATCTGCGCGCGTACGTCTCGAACTTCCAGCACCAGCTGCACAAGCCGGCGTTCGGCGCTCCGCACGCGTTGCGGGAGCCGCACGTGAGCCGCGACGGCCGGCGAGTCGTCGTCACCGCGAGCGTCTACGACGCGTTGGACGGCCTCCCCCGTACGGCCATCTACACCGTTGCCGACGGGCGCCTGCACGCCATGCCGTCGCTCGGTGGTTCGACGCGCGGAGCGCGCTACGCACCGGACGGCCGGACCCTCGCCGCCCTGACCGACAGCGCCGCGGCCGGAGTGTTCCAGCTGCAGCTCAACACCGGCGACGAGCTCGTCGCGGCTCCGCACGTGCCTGGCACGGTCGAATATCTGCGCTGGTCGGCCGACGGCACCAGGATCCTGCTCGGGGTCGCGGCGCCGGGGGCCGACCTTGCCGGCGGCCAGGGCTCCGGCACACACGTACGCGACACCGCCGAGCAACCGGAGTGGATGCCGACCGTCGAGGACGGCTCGGCGTCCGACGGATGGCGCACGCTGTGGGTTTACGACGTGGGCACCGGCGAGCTGGCTCGCATCTCCGCGCCCGGCCTGAACTGCTGGGAGGCCGACTGGTGCGGCAGCGACCGGGTCGTCGCCATCACCTCACCGGCGCCGGACGAGGACAGCTGGTATGGCGCCGAAGTCACCCTGCTCGACCTCGGCGGCGGCGCCAGCAAGCGGTTGTACGCGAGCCCGGTGCAGCTCGGCTGGGTCACCGGCTCGCTCGACGGGCGGCGAGTGGCCGTCGTACGCGCGATCTGCAGTGACCGGTGGCTCGTCGCCGGCGACCTCGTGCTGATCGACGTGGCGACCGGCGCGACCGCGGTCGCGGACACCGCCGGCACCGATGTGACCTGGCTGCAGTGGATCGACGAGCGGCGGCTCGGCTATCTCGGCCGGCGGCACCTCGACAGTGTCGCCGCCGTCCTGGACACCGAGGACGGTCGTACGGACGAGATCTTCGCGGTCGGCCGCGCTGCCGGCGGCTGGCATCCGGAAGGGGCGTTCACACAGGACGGGCGCGTGGTGACCGTGCAGCACGGCTATCGGACTCCGCACCAGGTGATGCTCGACGAGGTCGTGATCGCGTCGGTCGCGCACGCCGGCACCGACTGGCTGCTGTCGGTCGCCGGCAGGTCGGAGCCGGTCAGCTGGCGAGCGCCGGACGGCCTGGAGATCGAAGGCATCCTCTGCACACCGGCCGGCGACGGTCCCTTCCCGCTGGTCGTCACCATTCACGGCGGCCCGATCTGGTCGTTCTGCGACCAGTGGTCGATGAATTACGCCTGGGTCCCGCTCCTCGTCGCGCGCGGCTACGCCGTGCTCAACCCGAATCCGCGCGGCAGCAGCGGCCGCGGCCAGGAGTTCGCCGGCCACGTCGTACGCGACATGGGCGGAGCGGACGCACACGACATCCTCAGCGGCATCGACGAACTCGTCCGACGCGGCGTGGCCGACCCGGACCGGATCGGCCTGATCGGCCGCAGCTACGGCGGTTTCATGTCCGCGTGGCTGGTCACCCAGAGCACGCGGTTCGCCGCGGCGGTGCCGCTCTCGCCGGTGACCGACTGGTACAGCCAGGCGTTCACCAGCAACGTCGCCGGCTGGGGTAACAGCTTCCTCGGCGCCGATCCGGAAGAGCCCGGCAACGCGGTGCACCAGCGCAGTCCGGTGCTTCGCGCCAGCCGTGTCCGTACGCCCTGCCTGAACGTCGCCGGTGCCCTGGACCGCTGCACTCCGCCGACGCAAGCGCTCGAATTCCACCGCGCTCTCCGCGCGTACGGAGTGGACTCGACCTTGGTGATCTATCCGCAGGAAGGCCACGGTGTCGCCGGCTATCCCGCGCTGGTCGACTTCCTGGCTCGCGTGCTCGGCTGGTTCGAGCGCTACATGCCCGCCTGGTACTAG
- a CDS encoding metal-dependent hydrolase family protein — MWLTGATVIDGTGADPVRDQAVLVENGRISALGASPPPGAEVVDLSGLYLTPGLIDAHVHFGLSSDLDKLCTSHTLSVAEIAADMFVNCRRTLESGFTTVRDTGGVDDGLAGVVASGRMPGPRIVHCGPILSQTGGHGYLGAEWDSADDWAARQIPGLVALSLLSDGPDSVRRNAREAFRRGASFLKMCVTGGVVSRHDKLSDTQFTYEEIATAVAEAEARGTYVTVHAHNNAGLRTAISAGAKCVEHGSEIDAEMAALMAEKGVALVPTLAVAHDLLKDSTGAGLPAHIGARVGNVIEGQAEAIRAARAAGVLIGSGSDLIGPNQDRRGRELVLRSEIESPMQALVSATRDNARVLRLEDIGTVEPGKVADLAVFGHDPLADPLVFGDPHEVKVVLRRGRVVKDIR, encoded by the coding sequence ATGTGGCTGACCGGAGCGACCGTCATCGACGGGACCGGCGCGGACCCGGTCCGCGACCAGGCTGTCCTGGTCGAGAACGGACGGATCTCGGCGTTGGGCGCCAGCCCGCCGCCGGGTGCGGAGGTCGTGGACCTGTCCGGCCTCTACCTGACGCCGGGTCTCATCGACGCGCACGTACATTTCGGGCTGTCCAGCGACCTGGACAAGCTGTGCACCTCCCACACGCTGTCGGTCGCGGAGATCGCCGCCGACATGTTCGTCAACTGCCGGCGGACGTTGGAGTCCGGTTTCACCACGGTCCGCGACACCGGCGGAGTCGACGACGGCCTGGCCGGCGTCGTCGCGTCCGGGCGGATGCCGGGGCCGCGGATCGTCCACTGTGGACCGATCCTGAGCCAGACCGGCGGACACGGTTATCTGGGCGCGGAGTGGGACTCGGCCGACGACTGGGCGGCGCGGCAGATTCCCGGACTGGTCGCGTTGTCGCTGCTTTCCGACGGCCCGGATTCGGTACGGCGCAACGCACGCGAGGCGTTCAGGCGCGGTGCGAGCTTCCTGAAGATGTGCGTCACCGGCGGCGTCGTGTCGCGGCATGACAAGCTCTCCGACACCCAGTTCACCTATGAGGAAATCGCCACCGCGGTCGCCGAAGCCGAGGCCCGCGGCACGTACGTGACGGTCCACGCGCACAACAACGCCGGCCTGCGTACGGCGATCAGTGCCGGTGCGAAATGCGTGGAGCACGGCTCGGAGATCGACGCGGAGATGGCCGCGCTGATGGCCGAAAAAGGTGTCGCTCTGGTGCCGACATTGGCCGTCGCGCACGATCTTCTCAAGGACTCGACCGGAGCCGGCCTGCCGGCGCACATCGGCGCGCGCGTCGGCAACGTCATCGAGGGCCAGGCCGAAGCGATCCGCGCGGCGCGCGCGGCCGGCGTACTCATCGGCTCCGGCTCCGACCTGATCGGCCCCAACCAGGACCGCCGAGGCCGCGAACTGGTGCTGCGCAGCGAGATCGAGTCTCCGATGCAGGCCTTGGTCTCGGCGACTCGCGACAACGCGCGCGTCCTGCGTCTGGAGGACATCGGCACGGTCGAGCCGGGAAAAGTCGCTGACCTGGCGGTGTTCGGACATGATCCATTGGCGGATCCGCTGGTTTTCGGCGACCCGCA